A section of the Alkalihalobacillus sp. LMS39 genome encodes:
- a CDS encoding secondary thiamine-phosphate synthase enzyme YjbQ, whose protein sequence is MVVIKTLSTNKRDEMIDITSKVQDYILEKNVKNGMITIYCPHTTAGITINENADPDVVKDMLMRLDEVYPWEHPKYRHLEGNSASHLKASTVGSSQTVIIKDGRLLLGRWQGIYFCEFDGPRTREYYVKLLIDK, encoded by the coding sequence ATGGTTGTGATAAAAACATTATCGACAAATAAAAGAGACGAAATGATTGACATTACTTCTAAAGTGCAGGATTATATTTTAGAGAAAAATGTCAAAAATGGAATGATAACGATTTATTGTCCACATACAACAGCAGGAATAACAATAAATGAAAATGCCGACCCAGACGTTGTTAAAGATATGTTAATGAGATTAGATGAAGTGTACCCTTGGGAGCATCCGAAATACCGGCATCTTGAAGGAAACTCTGCTTCTCATTTAAAAGCGAGTACTGTAGGGTCATCTCAAACGGTCATTATTAAAGATGGACGGCTTTTATTAGGAAGATGGCAAGGGATTTACTTTTGTGAATTTGATGGACCGAGAACACGAGAATACTATGTAAAACTTCTCATTGACAAATAA
- a CDS encoding M14 family zinc carboxypeptidase yields MMENISKFPYEINGTVNYESYEDTLDRIKNFSGYSVLGNDSSGMYNLHKIEFGSPKKPTIFVMASIHGSEWQATQYSLSFFEMLRDKTFPDKDFQTKLLGEYHIVYIPIGNPWGYANTTKHSRLKGRNNVNNVNLNRDFGNFTQVESQIIRNEAILHRPFVYIDLHLIAPRRDGGQNYCDISIGNSQRSTDIIRDDMLKIMSFYAKRKTSVFESNLKRGTTRHYFKDITNPFTPITLAYVSELYRPVNDGDGPVAYLTDEEIYEFGIVQLYWFFKTSMGYFEERIIQLE; encoded by the coding sequence ATGATGGAAAATATTAGTAAGTTCCCTTACGAGATTAACGGGACTGTTAACTATGAAAGTTATGAAGATACTCTGGATAGAATAAAGAATTTCAGTGGATATAGTGTTTTAGGAAACGATAGTAGCGGGATGTATAACTTGCACAAAATTGAGTTTGGCTCTCCTAAAAAACCGACAATATTTGTAATGGCGAGCATTCACGGTTCGGAATGGCAAGCTACTCAATATTCTTTATCTTTCTTTGAAATGTTGAGGGACAAGACTTTTCCGGATAAAGATTTCCAAACTAAACTACTTGGTGAATATCACATTGTTTATATTCCTATAGGTAACCCTTGGGGATATGCAAATACGACAAAACATTCCCGTTTGAAAGGGAGGAATAATGTTAATAATGTTAACTTAAATAGAGACTTTGGAAACTTCACTCAAGTAGAATCGCAAATAATAAGAAATGAAGCGATTCTACATAGGCCGTTTGTTTATATTGACTTACACTTGATTGCTCCAAGAAGAGATGGCGGTCAAAATTATTGTGATATTTCTATCGGGAATTCCCAAAGGAGTACGGATATCATTAGAGATGATATGCTTAAAATCATGAGTTTTTATGCGAAACGCAAAACAAGCGTATTTGAATCGAATTTAAAAAGAGGGACTACGAGACATTATTTTAAGGATATCACTAATCCATTTACACCTATCACATTAGCCTATGTTTCGGAATTGTATAGACCGGTAAATGATGGTGATGGACCAGTTGCATATTTGACCGATGAGGAAATATATGAGTTTGGTATTGTTCAGTTATACTGGTTCTTTAAGACTTCAATGGGGTATTTTGAGGAACGAATAATACAATTAGAATAA
- a CDS encoding NAD(P)/FAD-dependent oxidoreductase: protein MSFDVIVIGGGPSGLMASIAAAEQGAKVLLLDKGDKLGRKLAISGGGRCNVTNRMEINELIAHIPGNGRFMHSPFSVFNNEDIIQFFEGLGIRLKEEDRGRMFPVSDKATTVVETLLRRVQQLGVTIQTNTAVKEIQYDTEKVIGVTLQSNKKIQANNVIIATGGKSVPHTGSTGDAYPWAEKAGHTITELYPTEVPITSNESFIKQKKLQGLSLRNIELSVISPKEKTIISHDGDMIFTHFGISGPAVLRCSQYVVKALKKWNTNKITMKIDHFPSQSSEEVFQEVRKLLTTEPKKTFKNVMKGFVPERLLLFLIEKLNIDANKPASEISNELVRAFVQEVKEFRFSVNGTLSLEKAFVTGGGVSVKEIHPKTMESKKKHGLFFCGEVLDIHGYTGGYNITVAFSTGYTAGRAAGEKSKHVYEL, encoded by the coding sequence ATGAGTTTTGATGTAATTGTAATTGGTGGTGGACCGTCGGGATTAATGGCTTCCATTGCGGCAGCAGAACAAGGGGCTAAGGTTTTATTGCTCGACAAAGGAGACAAGCTCGGTCGAAAGCTTGCCATTTCCGGAGGCGGGCGATGTAATGTGACAAATCGAATGGAAATTAATGAACTAATCGCCCATATTCCTGGTAACGGTCGGTTTATGCATAGTCCTTTTTCTGTGTTTAATAATGAAGACATCATTCAGTTTTTTGAAGGCTTAGGTATTCGATTAAAGGAAGAAGACCGTGGGCGAATGTTTCCTGTTTCAGATAAAGCGACCACCGTTGTAGAAACGCTATTACGACGCGTTCAACAATTAGGTGTGACCATCCAAACGAACACGGCAGTAAAAGAAATTCAATATGACACTGAAAAAGTCATCGGTGTGACATTACAATCAAACAAAAAAATACAAGCTAACAATGTCATTATTGCAACAGGTGGAAAAAGTGTTCCGCACACAGGGTCGACGGGAGATGCTTACCCTTGGGCTGAAAAAGCTGGACATACAATTACAGAACTTTACCCTACAGAAGTCCCTATCACGTCAAACGAGTCCTTTATTAAACAAAAAAAACTACAGGGTCTTTCCTTACGTAATATTGAGCTTTCAGTCATTAGTCCAAAAGAAAAAACGATTATTTCACACGATGGCGATATGATATTTACACATTTCGGGATTTCTGGACCTGCTGTACTTCGTTGTAGTCAGTATGTCGTCAAAGCTTTAAAAAAATGGAACACAAATAAAATCACAATGAAAATTGATCATTTTCCCTCGCAATCAAGTGAAGAAGTTTTTCAAGAAGTACGAAAGTTATTAACAACAGAACCTAAAAAAACGTTTAAAAATGTGATGAAAGGGTTTGTTCCTGAACGACTCTTACTGTTTCTCATTGAAAAGTTAAACATTGATGCAAATAAACCTGCTTCTGAAATATCAAATGAACTTGTTCGAGCGTTTGTACAAGAAGTGAAAGAATTCCGATTTTCCGTCAATGGAACATTATCGCTGGAAAAAGCGTTTGTCACGGGAGGTGGTGTTTCAGTGAAGGAAATTCATCCAAAAACAATGGAATCTAAAAAGAAGCACGGGTTGTTTTTTTGCGGAGAAGTGTTAGATATTCATGGGTACACTGGAGGATATAATATTACAGTCGCTTTTTCCACAGGATATACTGCCGGGAGAGCAGCTGGGGAAAAAAGCAAACATGTGTACGAGTTATAA
- the leuS gene encoding leucine--tRNA ligase, whose translation MSYSHTEIEKKWQNFWETEKTFKTVDDESKPKFYALDMFPYPSGSGLHVGHPEGFTATDILSRMKRMQGYNVLHPMGWDAFGLPAEQYALDTGKHPREFTKINIDNFRRQIKSLGFSYDWDREVNTTDPDYYKWTQWIFIQLYKKGLAYIDEVSVNWCPALRAVLANEEVIDGKSERGGHPVERRPMKQWVLKITDYADRLLEDLEELDWPESIKDMQRNWIGRSEGAEVTFSLESHRESVTVFTTRPDTLFGATYMVLAPEHKLVDVITTAEQKEAVVSYKKAVSLKSDLERTELSKEKTGVFTGAYAINPVNDEKLPIWIADYVLVSYGTGAIMAVPAHDERDYEFAKTFDLPIKEVVAGGNIETEAYTQDGTLINSEFLNGLSKQDAISKMIEWLESEKKGSKKVTYRLRDWVFSRQRYWGEPIPIIHFEDGTMKPVPEEELPLLLPEMDEIKPSGTGESPLANATEWLEVIDKETGKKGRRETNTMPQWAGSCWYYLRYIDPTNDEQLADPEKIKRWLPVDIYIGGAEHAVLHLLYARFWHKVLYDLGVVPTKEPFQRLYNQGMILGENNEKMSKSKGNVVNPDDIIDSHGADTLRLYEMFMGPLDASIAWSENGLDGARRFLDRVWRLIVNESTGTVQEKVQDVEGSTELTRVYHQTVKKVTEDFEGYRFNVGISQMMVFINEAYKQEVLPLSLIKGFVKLLSPVAPHMSEELWTLLGGETTIAYEPWPTYEEAYLVEDEIEIVCQINGKVRAKLVIAKDATKEQMEEIALHDEKIKEEIAGKTIRKVIAVPGKLVNIVAN comes from the coding sequence ATGTCGTATTCACATACAGAAATCGAAAAAAAGTGGCAGAATTTTTGGGAAACAGAAAAAACATTTAAAACCGTAGATGACGAGAGTAAACCAAAATTTTATGCGCTTGATATGTTTCCATACCCATCAGGTTCTGGTTTGCATGTAGGTCACCCGGAAGGTTTTACAGCAACCGATATTTTATCTAGAATGAAGAGAATGCAAGGGTATAATGTTCTTCATCCAATGGGCTGGGATGCTTTCGGATTACCAGCAGAACAATATGCACTTGATACGGGAAAACATCCTCGTGAATTTACAAAAATAAATATTGATAATTTTAGAAGACAAATTAAGTCATTAGGGTTTTCTTATGATTGGGATCGTGAAGTGAACACAACTGACCCGGATTATTATAAATGGACACAATGGATATTTATCCAATTATACAAAAAAGGGTTAGCATATATTGATGAAGTATCTGTAAACTGGTGCCCTGCGCTTCGTGCGGTCCTTGCGAATGAAGAAGTCATTGATGGGAAAAGTGAGCGAGGAGGACATCCGGTTGAACGACGTCCGATGAAACAATGGGTGCTAAAAATTACAGACTATGCTGACCGTCTATTAGAAGACTTAGAGGAACTTGATTGGCCAGAAAGCATTAAAGATATGCAGCGAAATTGGATTGGACGCTCTGAAGGAGCTGAAGTGACATTTTCACTTGAGAGCCATCGTGAAAGTGTAACGGTCTTTACGACTCGTCCAGATACGTTATTTGGTGCAACCTACATGGTTCTCGCTCCTGAGCATAAGCTTGTTGATGTCATTACAACAGCCGAGCAAAAAGAAGCGGTCGTTTCCTATAAGAAAGCGGTCTCGCTAAAAAGTGATTTAGAAAGAACAGAGCTTTCCAAAGAAAAAACAGGTGTATTTACAGGAGCGTATGCGATTAACCCGGTAAACGATGAAAAGCTACCAATTTGGATTGCTGATTATGTGTTAGTGAGTTATGGAACGGGGGCAATTATGGCCGTACCTGCTCATGATGAACGAGATTATGAATTTGCAAAAACATTTGATTTACCGATTAAAGAAGTAGTAGCTGGTGGGAACATTGAAACAGAAGCTTATACACAAGATGGGACACTCATTAATTCAGAGTTTTTAAATGGACTTTCAAAACAAGATGCCATTTCGAAAATGATTGAATGGTTGGAGTCAGAAAAGAAAGGCTCGAAAAAAGTGACGTACCGATTACGAGATTGGGTATTTAGTCGTCAACGTTATTGGGGAGAGCCGATCCCAATTATTCATTTTGAAGATGGAACAATGAAACCAGTACCAGAAGAAGAGCTGCCTTTATTGCTTCCTGAAATGGATGAGATTAAGCCATCAGGTACAGGAGAATCACCATTAGCCAATGCAACAGAGTGGTTAGAAGTCATAGATAAAGAAACAGGAAAAAAAGGACGTCGTGAAACAAACACGATGCCACAATGGGCAGGAAGCTGCTGGTATTATTTACGTTATATTGACCCAACCAATGACGAGCAACTAGCAGATCCGGAAAAAATTAAACGCTGGCTCCCGGTTGATATTTATATTGGTGGTGCTGAGCATGCGGTCCTTCACTTACTGTACGCTCGTTTCTGGCACAAAGTTCTTTATGATTTAGGTGTTGTTCCTACGAAAGAACCGTTCCAACGCTTGTATAACCAAGGGATGATATTAGGTGAAAACAACGAAAAAATGAGTAAATCAAAAGGTAATGTTGTCAATCCAGATGATATTATCGATTCACATGGTGCAGATACTCTACGCTTATATGAAATGTTTATGGGACCTCTTGATGCCTCAATTGCATGGTCTGAAAACGGTTTAGATGGAGCAAGAAGGTTTTTAGATAGAGTATGGCGTTTGATTGTAAACGAATCAACGGGTACGGTTCAAGAGAAAGTTCAAGATGTGGAAGGAAGCACTGAATTAACGAGAGTGTATCACCAAACCGTGAAAAAAGTGACAGAGGACTTTGAAGGGTATCGCTTTAACGTCGGTATTTCACAAATGATGGTGTTTATTAATGAAGCTTATAAACAAGAGGTGCTACCGCTTTCTCTAATTAAAGGGTTTGTAAAACTGCTTTCTCCAGTTGCTCCGCATATGAGTGAAGAGCTATGGACATTATTAGGCGGAGAAACAACGATCGCTTATGAACCATGGCCAACGTATGAAGAAGCTTATTTAGTCGAGGATGAAATTGAAATTGTTTGCCAAATTAATGGGAAAGTTCGTGCGAAGCTTGTCATAGCAAAAGACGCTACGAAAGAGCAAATGGAAGAAATTGCATTACATGACGAAAAGATTAAAGAAGAGATAGCAGGAAAAACAATACGCAAAGTTATTGCCGTACCTGGAAAACTTGTGAATATCGTTGCGAATTAA
- a CDS encoding MFS transporter: MPKALWLLVIGMVVNVTGASFIWPLNTIYMHQELGQSLSVAGLVLMLNAGAGVIGNLIGGHLFDRIGGYKTLLFGISITMGSAFVLVFFHSFYYYVALLMFLGLGAGMTFPALYAFAGTVWPEGERKAFNAMYVAQNVGVALGTALAGVVASVRFDFVFFANGLVYVLFLLLAIFGYRHLQAKTEKPISTNIFEQKKKKPQRTGLYALLILLSGYLICWVAYVQWQSTISVHTQQLGISLSQYSILWTINGTMIVLAQPLLSFFIKRWIHTLKSQIYTGLFIFMISFFILSQAEQFTMFIVAMVVLTIGEMFVWPAIPTIAHKLAPKGKAGYYQGIVNSVATGGRMIGPLLGGVLADLYSMTILFYVLIALFTLAFVSTACYDFQLKRMKKAEETKSFPYPS; this comes from the coding sequence GTGCCAAAAGCACTGTGGTTGTTAGTCATTGGTATGGTAGTCAATGTGACAGGTGCTTCTTTTATTTGGCCATTAAACACGATTTACATGCACCAAGAGTTAGGCCAATCATTATCGGTGGCTGGTCTTGTCTTAATGTTGAACGCGGGTGCAGGTGTAATCGGAAATTTAATAGGAGGCCATTTATTTGATCGAATAGGAGGCTATAAAACCCTTTTATTTGGGATTAGTATTACGATGGGAAGCGCATTTGTGTTAGTGTTTTTTCATAGCTTTTATTATTATGTTGCATTGCTTATGTTTCTAGGTTTAGGTGCGGGTATGACATTTCCTGCTTTATATGCATTTGCAGGTACGGTATGGCCTGAAGGGGAAAGAAAAGCATTTAATGCCATGTATGTGGCTCAAAATGTTGGTGTTGCACTAGGGACAGCATTAGCAGGGGTTGTGGCGTCAGTTCGGTTTGATTTTGTCTTTTTTGCTAATGGTCTAGTGTATGTCCTCTTTTTATTGCTTGCAATTTTTGGATATAGGCACTTGCAAGCGAAAACAGAAAAGCCAATCTCAACGAATATTTTTGAACAAAAAAAGAAAAAACCGCAACGGACAGGGTTATATGCTCTTTTAATTTTATTGAGTGGTTATTTAATATGTTGGGTTGCTTATGTACAATGGCAATCAACGATTTCTGTTCATACACAACAGCTTGGGATTAGTTTAAGCCAATATAGTATTTTATGGACGATTAACGGGACGATGATTGTTCTTGCTCAACCACTACTTTCATTTTTCATAAAGCGATGGATTCACACATTAAAATCCCAAATTTATACCGGGTTATTTATATTTATGATTTCCTTTTTTATTTTGTCGCAAGCCGAACAATTTACAATGTTTATTGTCGCAATGGTTGTTTTAACAATCGGGGAAATGTTTGTTTGGCCAGCGATACCGACGATTGCCCATAAGCTTGCACCAAAAGGAAAAGCGGGGTATTACCAAGGTATCGTCAATAGTGTAGCAACGGGGGGACGAATGATAGGTCCACTTTTAGGTGGTGTCTTAGCTGATTTGTATAGTATGACGATTTTATTTTACGTTTTAATTGCCTTGTTTACGTTGGCGTTTGTTTCGACAGCTTGTTATGATTTTCAACTAAAACGAATGAAAAAAGCAGAAGAAACTAAATCGTTTCCGTATCCTTCTTAA
- a CDS encoding TIGR01212 family radical SAM protein (This family includes YhcC from E. coli K-12, an uncharacterized radical SAM protein.) — protein sequence MNQNQPVPLRFGDKRYHTWNYHLRNEFGEKVFKVPLDGGFDCPNRDGAVASGGCTFCSERGSGDFAGDRKDDVITQFHTIKDKMHQKWKTGKYIGYFQAYSNTYAPVEELKEMFEAILEQEGVVGLSIATRPDCLPDDVVEYLADLNKRTYLWVELGLQTVHERTALLINRAHDYQCYIDGVNKLRKHNIRICSHIINGLPLESTDMMLQTAKEVAKLDVQGIKIHLLHLMKRTPMVKQYEKGLVEFMNFQEYVNLVVDQIEILPPQMIIHRLTGDGPADLMIGPMWSLKKWEVLNAIEAELERRDSWQGKYYKKETVELS from the coding sequence GTGAATCAAAACCAACCTGTCCCACTCCGTTTTGGGGACAAGCGTTATCATACATGGAATTATCATTTACGAAATGAATTTGGTGAAAAAGTATTTAAAGTCCCGCTAGATGGTGGCTTTGATTGTCCAAATCGAGATGGAGCGGTTGCTAGTGGTGGCTGTACCTTTTGTAGTGAGCGTGGGTCTGGTGATTTTGCAGGGGACCGCAAAGACGATGTCATTACTCAATTTCATACAATTAAAGATAAAATGCATCAAAAATGGAAAACAGGAAAGTACATCGGTTACTTTCAAGCATATAGCAACACTTATGCTCCTGTAGAAGAACTGAAAGAAATGTTTGAAGCCATTTTAGAACAAGAAGGTGTCGTCGGTTTATCGATTGCGACACGACCCGACTGTTTACCTGATGATGTCGTCGAATACTTAGCCGATTTAAATAAACGAACGTATTTATGGGTCGAACTTGGACTTCAAACAGTCCATGAACGAACAGCCCTACTTATTAACCGTGCGCATGACTATCAATGTTATATCGATGGCGTAAATAAATTAAGAAAACACAATATCCGAATTTGCTCTCATATTATTAATGGGCTTCCACTAGAATCAACCGACATGATGTTACAAACCGCAAAGGAAGTAGCAAAACTCGATGTACAAGGGATTAAAATCCACCTTCTTCATTTAATGAAGCGAACTCCAATGGTCAAGCAATATGAAAAAGGCTTAGTTGAATTTATGAATTTTCAAGAGTATGTTAACCTTGTCGTTGACCAAATTGAAATTCTACCGCCTCAAATGATCATCCATCGGTTAACTGGAGATGGACCTGCTGATTTAATGATTGGTCCTATGTGGAGTTTAAAAAAATGGGAAGTATTAAATGCAATCGAAGCTGAATTAGAACGACGAGATTCTTGGCAAGGAAAGTATTATAAAAAAGAGACGGTGGAGCTTTCATGA
- a CDS encoding class I SAM-dependent methyltransferase produces MNVLGILPFARFLLQSCLSEGDIAVDCTVGNGHDTVFLSTLVGQTGEIYGFDIQEAAISQTSNRLNNENIKTPVHLFCQGHQKLKDFIPSSIHGKVKGAIFNLGYLPGGDKTIVTTAATTIQAIQALLDIMAPGGIIVTVIYHGHEQGQEEKNDVVSFVKRLPQEQAHVLQYEFINQKNNPPFIVAIEKRKA; encoded by the coding sequence ATGAATGTGTTAGGCATCTTGCCGTTTGCTCGCTTTTTACTTCAATCTTGTTTATCAGAAGGAGACATTGCCGTCGATTGCACAGTTGGCAATGGACATGATACTGTTTTTCTCTCCACTTTAGTTGGGCAAACTGGAGAAATATATGGCTTTGACATTCAAGAAGCTGCCATATCGCAAACATCAAATCGGTTGAACAATGAAAATATCAAAACGCCCGTTCATCTTTTTTGTCAAGGTCACCAAAAGCTAAAAGATTTCATCCCTTCCTCAATTCACGGAAAAGTGAAAGGGGCTATCTTTAATCTTGGTTATTTGCCAGGCGGAGACAAAACCATTGTTACTACTGCAGCAACGACAATTCAAGCGATTCAAGCATTGCTTGATATTATGGCACCTGGTGGCATCATCGTCACCGTCATTTATCACGGGCATGAACAAGGACAAGAAGAAAAAAATGATGTCGTCTCGTTTGTAAAACGGCTTCCACAAGAACAAGCACATGTTCTCCAATATGAATTTATTAACCAAAAAAACAATCCACCATTTATCGTGGCCATTGAAAAAAGAAAGGCATAG
- a CDS encoding tetraprenyl-beta-curcumene synthase family protein, whose amino-acid sequence MTVPTQPWTLMYSIYKDVIPSVHHYLQGWKQKATDIPNEELRTQALMSIQTKTFHCEGGGIYGLLGQERKEDVIRFIVAYQTISDYLDNLCDRSTSFDPNDFRALHESMQHALRPGTPTVNYYRYRQDQDDGGYLQALVETCQEVANTLPSYSKIFPVISELCEYYCDLQVYKHVKKEERVQLLENWFAKHRQAFPKMSWYEFSACTGSTLGIFCLVAYAQDEWLSSDDIKRIKEGYFPWVQGLHILLDYFIDQEEDKQGGDLNFCFYYESEKKLIDRFRVFVEQANKSIKKLPDSRFHHLINKGLLAIYLADEKVQTQKSVKRTAKQFIRLGGMSTFFFYVNGWIYRRKA is encoded by the coding sequence GTGACGGTGCCAACGCAGCCATGGACACTAATGTATAGTATATATAAAGATGTCATTCCAAGTGTTCATCATTATTTACAAGGTTGGAAGCAGAAAGCAACCGACATTCCAAATGAAGAACTTCGGACCCAAGCTTTAATGAGTATTCAAACAAAAACGTTTCATTGTGAGGGTGGCGGGATTTATGGGTTACTCGGACAAGAACGAAAAGAAGACGTTATACGATTTATTGTTGCTTATCAAACGATAAGTGATTACTTAGATAATCTTTGTGATCGCAGCACGTCGTTTGACCCCAATGATTTCCGTGCATTACATGAATCAATGCAACATGCCCTACGTCCTGGCACACCAACGGTTAATTATTATCGGTATCGTCAGGATCAAGACGATGGAGGCTATTTGCAAGCACTTGTTGAAACGTGTCAAGAAGTAGCAAACACATTACCATCTTATTCAAAAATATTTCCCGTTATTTCCGAATTATGTGAATACTATTGTGACTTACAAGTATACAAGCATGTAAAAAAGGAAGAGCGAGTTCAGTTACTGGAAAATTGGTTTGCAAAACACCGCCAAGCATTCCCGAAAATGAGCTGGTACGAGTTTTCGGCATGTACTGGGTCAACATTAGGTATTTTTTGCTTAGTTGCGTATGCGCAAGATGAATGGCTTTCAAGTGATGACATAAAGAGAATTAAGGAAGGTTATTTTCCTTGGGTACAAGGGTTACATATTTTACTCGATTACTTTATCGACCAAGAAGAAGATAAACAAGGAGGGGACTTGAATTTTTGTTTTTATTATGAGTCCGAAAAAAAATTAATTGACCGCTTCCGTGTCTTTGTTGAACAGGCAAACAAAAGCATTAAAAAACTTCCGGATTCAAGGTTCCATCACTTAATTAATAAAGGACTACTCGCCATTTATTTAGCCGATGAAAAAGTTCAAACACAAAAGTCTGTGAAACGAACGGCGAAACAATTTATCCGTTTAGGCGGAATGTCGACCTTTTTCTTTTATGTAAACGGTTGGATATATCGAAGAAAGGCATAG
- a CDS encoding alpha/beta hydrolase: MWKWEIEHPRAVIVIVHGAGEHHGRYKWLAKKWNELGCNVIMGDLPGQGKTRGKRGHIQSFTQYVDTVVSWYNESIKYDVPIFLLGHSMGGLVTIRTVLSTRIHVQGIILSSPCLGLANPPSKSKQLLAKTFHRITPQMLAKSGGDSRYGTRNEEIREAYVKDELRVTKVSLRWYQELQKAIRKSMEEVESFPNIPLLVLQAGEDYIVSKYAVQKWFDSISIQEKMYKEWEGLYHEVFNEPEREDVFLYASQFVNLHV; the protein is encoded by the coding sequence ATGTGGAAGTGGGAAATTGAACATCCACGTGCTGTCATTGTCATTGTTCATGGAGCAGGTGAGCATCATGGCCGATATAAGTGGTTGGCAAAGAAGTGGAATGAATTAGGTTGTAATGTTATTATGGGTGATCTTCCTGGTCAAGGAAAAACAAGAGGAAAGCGTGGACATATCCAATCGTTTACGCAATACGTAGACACCGTTGTTTCTTGGTACAATGAAAGTATCAAATATGATGTGCCGATTTTTTTATTAGGACATAGTATGGGTGGGCTCGTTACAATTCGAACGGTCTTGTCGACGAGAATTCATGTACAAGGTATTATTTTATCTTCGCCTTGCTTAGGACTGGCCAATCCACCCTCGAAATCAAAGCAGTTATTAGCAAAAACATTCCACCGAATTACACCGCAAATGCTAGCGAAATCAGGTGGGGATTCTCGTTATGGAACGAGAAATGAAGAAATACGAGAAGCGTATGTGAAAGATGAACTTCGCGTAACAAAAGTTTCTTTACGATGGTATCAGGAACTACAAAAGGCCATTCGAAAAAGTATGGAGGAAGTAGAGTCATTTCCAAATATTCCGTTATTAGTTTTACAAGCTGGGGAAGACTATATTGTAAGTAAATATGCAGTACAGAAATGGTTCGATTCTATATCTATTCAAGAAAAGATGTACAAAGAATGGGAAGGATTATATCATGAAGTGTTTAACGAGCCAGAACGTGAGGATGTCTTTCTCTATGCTAGTCAATTTGTTAATTTACATGTTTAA
- a CDS encoding gamma carbonic anhydrase family protein, which produces MIYPYKNHVPLIADSAFIADYVTITGDVTIGEQSSIWFNTSIRGDVSPTKIGDRVNIQDNCVLHQSPAYPLIIEDDVTVGHQVILHSCTLKKNALIGMGSIILDGAEIGEGAFIGAGSLVPQGKTIPPHSLAFGRPAKVVRQLNEADIKDMARIRQEYVEKGQYYKSLQTK; this is translated from the coding sequence TTGATATATCCATATAAAAACCATGTTCCTCTCATTGCAGATTCTGCCTTTATCGCTGATTATGTGACGATAACAGGCGATGTTACAATCGGTGAACAATCAAGTATTTGGTTTAATACTAGTATACGAGGTGATGTGTCTCCAACGAAAATCGGTGACCGTGTCAATATTCAGGATAATTGTGTTCTTCACCAAAGTCCTGCTTATCCCCTTATTATAGAAGATGATGTTACCGTTGGACATCAAGTGATCTTACATAGCTGCACATTAAAAAAGAACGCCCTTATCGGTATGGGTTCCATTATACTAGACGGAGCAGAAATTGGGGAAGGGGCTTTTATTGGAGCGGGGAGTCTCGTTCCACAAGGAAAAACGATTCCTCCTCATTCACTCGCTTTTGGTCGGCCTGCTAAAGTTGTCCGTCAATTAAATGAAGCAGATATAAAAGATATGGCCCGAATTCGTCAAGAATATGTCGAAAAAGGGCAGTACTACAAAAGCTTGCAAACAAAATAA